The following nucleotide sequence is from Psychroserpens sp. Hel_I_66.
CGCAAGACATACCTGCTGCACCTCCACCAATTATTAAAGCATCATACATTTTATCTCCCTTTTAATTTTTGATCTACTTGCTTTGAAAATCTTAAAATTTGTAATAGCAATATCACACAAAGAGACAAAACGATAGTTATAAGAGCAACAATGCTTTCTCCCTCAAACGGGTTATTAAAATCCAATAACGCTGCGTTATAAGCAATTAGTCCAACCGCAAGTACTGAGGCTATGATTGTAAAATATTTCATAAGTTGTCTTTTTTAAGCCATCTCAAAAAGTGCTTTAATATTGTGCGCAAATAGTTTAACTGCGATTGCTAAAAGAATTACACCAAATACCTTACGAATGATATTGATACCATTTTGGCCAATAAGACGCTCAATTTTTGTAGATGTTTTTAAGACTATAAAGATAATAATTACATTTAGGATAACTGCAATAATGATGTTTTCTATTCTATATTCCGCTCTCAAAGATAATAAAGTTGTCAAACTCCCTGGTCCTGCAATTAAAGGAAATGCCAGCGGAAAAACAGACGCTGTCATCGTTGTACTTTCATCTTGCTTATATAAAGTAATGCCCAAAATCATTTCTAAGGCTATAAAAAACAGTATGAACGCACCCGCAACCGCAAAGGAATTAACACCAACACCTAAAAACGACAAAATTGTTTGCCCTAAAAACAAAAAGAAGACCATAATCACGCCAGCAATTATCGAAGCTTTTTCACTTTCTATGTGACCCACTTTTTTTCTTAAATCAATAACAATTGGGATGTTACCTATAATATCTATTACCGCAAATAGAATCATAAATGCTGTAAAAATCTCTTTTATATTTAATTGAATATCCATTTTTTTTCAAATTTTTTGCAAAAGTAGGTCTTTATAGAAGATTTTCAAGATTAAATAATCGTAAAGTTTAAGTACTTTTGTGACTTATCTTTTTAGAGGGAAAAAACATGTTTCAATTAGGAAAAACCATAGTTTCAGAAGCTATTATAGAAAAGGATTTTGTATGTAATTTATCAGCTTGCAAAGGGGCTTGCTGTATAGATGGCGATGCAGGTGCTCCTTTAGATGCTTCGGAAATTGAAATACTCAAAGATATTTACCCAAAAGTGAAACCTTTTTTAAGAAAAGAAGGAATCGAGGCCATAGAAAAACAGGGCACACATATCACAACTCCTTTTGGCGATTTCGAAACGCCTTTAATTAACGATGCAGATTGTGCCTATGTTATTTTTGACGATAAAAAAACTGCGCTCTGCGGAATAGAAGAAGCCTATAACCAAGGTGAAATCTCATGGAAAAAACCCGTCTCTTGTCATTTATATCCTGTTCGGGTGAAGGATTATTCTGAATTTTCTGCTGTTAATTACGACAAGTGGGACATTTGCGATGATGCCTGTACGCTTGGCAAAGAACTTCAAGTACCTATTTATAAGTTTGTAAAAGAGGCGTTGATTAGAAAATTTGGTGAAGATTGGTATATGGAATTGGAAAAAGTTGCAGAAAAGCATCTAAAATAATGAAACCTACATTCCAATTATACAAT
It contains:
- a CDS encoding DUF3109 family protein, which produces MFQLGKTIVSEAIIEKDFVCNLSACKGACCIDGDAGAPLDASEIEILKDIYPKVKPFLRKEGIEAIEKQGTHITTPFGDFETPLINDADCAYVIFDDKKTALCGIEEAYNQGEISWKKPVSCHLYPVRVKDYSEFSAVNYDKWDICDDACTLGKELQVPIYKFVKEALIRKFGEDWYMELEKVAEKHLK
- a CDS encoding MarC family protein; the protein is MQLNIKEIFTAFMILFAVIDIIGNIPIVIDLRKKVGHIESEKASIIAGVIMVFFLFLGQTILSFLGVGVNSFAVAGAFILFFIALEMILGITLYKQDESTTMTASVFPLAFPLIAGPGSLTTLLSLRAEYRIENIIIAVILNVIIIFIVLKTSTKIERLIGQNGINIIRKVFGVILLAIAVKLFAHNIKALFEMA